Part of the Bacillus cabrialesii genome is shown below.
CACAAAGATTCACAATGTGTGTTTCCGGCTCAGCACCTAGACGTAGAGGCACTTTTGTCGTGCCATATCCGTTGCTGATGAGATACGCCGCATTTTTAACAATGCCTGTTTTCCCAAGTTCATACGGGCCGAATTTTCCAAACCTGATCTGACCGCCATGGGTATGTCCGCTAAATATCGCATCAATACCGTCAGCTTCATTGATTTGTTCATGAATCTCGGGATTATGACAAACCAAAATATTCAGCCTGCTTTTGTCGAGTTCTTTAATGGCTTCCTCATAATGATCCATCTCCATTCTGATATCATCAACCCCGGCAATCCCAATCGTATGGCCGTTGTACGAAAACGGAAATGACTCATTCCTCAGAGTGATGACACCGTGCGCTTTGAATATGGAATAAAGCTTATGCTGCTTGACTTCATAATCATTATTCCCCCACACAAATACAACTGGAACCCCGAAATCAGCGAGTCTTTTGATGTTTTCCTCAATTCTCGCAATAGGCACCCCGCCCTCAGCTAAATCTCCGCCGATGATAACCAGGTGAGGGGCATGGCTTCGCGTTTTTTCCAAAAGATCTTGATCGATAAGACGTTTGTGAATGTCCGAAATAAAAAAGATGGTAAGCGGCGGCTTGCCCTTCATTTTTAATAAAGGAAACGTATGTGTTTTTAAATGGTTGCCTTTTGCAGTTGAATACATTTTTGCCGTCATTGCCGCTGCCGCAACAGTTAGCACACTGGCAATTTTCACTGATAGCTTCATAAAAACTCTCCATTCTTTTTTTAGAACTTATCAATAAGACGGACAATAAAAAAAGACGTTTCTATCGTTTGAGAAAACGCCCGATTTTATTTACTTTCAAAATATAGATTAATGTCATATCTGTGCTTCATCATTTGAAAAACAGACTCTCTCGCCTTCCATTTATCCGGCTGCGGCCACAGATCAGTGCTTTTCTGAATAATTTCGCATCTCAGTTTATGGAAATCACCCTCAGCTTTTTCTTCCTTTTTCTTAAAGTAATATGAAGTGCAGTATGCAAAAGCGGTTGCCATCATCCAAAATAAA
Proteins encoded:
- a CDS encoding metallophosphoesterase — its product is MKLSVKIASVLTVAAAAMTAKMYSTAKGNHLKTHTFPLLKMKGKPPLTIFFISDIHKRLIDQDLLEKTRSHAPHLVIIGGDLAEGGVPIARIEENIKRLADFGVPVVFVWGNNDYEVKQHKLYSIFKAHGVITLRNESFPFSYNGHTIGIAGVDDIRMEMDHYEEAIKELDKSRLNILVCHNPEIHEQINEADGIDAIFSGHTHGGQIRFGKFGPYELGKTGIVKNAAYLISNGYGTTKVPLRLGAEPETHIVNLCAPE